A window of Citrus sinensis cultivar Valencia sweet orange chromosome 7, DVS_A1.0, whole genome shotgun sequence contains these coding sequences:
- the LOC102627700 gene encoding protein EARLY-RESPONSIVE TO DEHYDRATION 7, chloroplastic — translation MSYQQPIPNPNHTSLYPQVIDSNPEAPINYKSQSPPSSSQSPPSNLYPSLDMRDLTENLFPETAATGNTEPSAPPQADEETLIKVPGAILHLIDQSYSVELACSDFKIIRLIQDGNVVAVLASVGDEVQWPLTKDIAAVKLDDSHYFFSLSFPPQPGSNSDSDLLNYGLTIASKGQEKLLQELDGILQQYSCFSVQKVSEKVKEFDGEIAKEVTPLEMTGKKREVMEEKSAAYWTTLAPNVEDYSGTAAKLIAAGSGQLIRGILWCGEVTVDRLKWGNKVLKKRMIPGETSEVSPRTLKRIKRAKRVTKMTEKVATGVLSGVVKVSGFFTSSVANTKAGKKFFNLLPGEIVLASLDGFNKVCDAVEVSGKNVMSTSSTVTTQLVSHKYGEKAAEATSEGLDAAGHAIGTAWAAFKIRKALNPKSVLKPTTLAKSAAKAASEVKGKKSSK, via the exons ATGTCGTATCAACAACCAATCCCTAACCCTAATCACACATCCCTCTACCCTCAAGTAATTGATTCGAACCCCGAAGCTCCGATAAATTATAAATCCCAATcaccaccatcatcatcacagTCACCCCCGTCCAATCTCTACCCGTCGCTTGACATGCGTGATTTAACAGAAAACTTGTTCCCGGAAACCGCAGCAACTGGTAACACCGAACCCTCGGCGCCACCGCAAGCTGACGAGgaaactctaattaaagtCCCCGGTGCAATCCTTCACCTCATTGATCAATCCTACAGCGTGGAGCTCGCGTGTAGCGATTTCAAAATCATTCGCCTAATTCAAGATGGAAATGTAGTTGCAGTTCTCGCTTCCGTTGGTGACGAGGTCCAGTGGCCGTTAACTAAAGACATAGCCGCCGTTAAGCTTGATGATTCTCATTATTTCTTCTCTCTCAGTTTCCCGCCTCAGCCTGGATCaaattctgattctgatttgTTAAATTACGGGCTTACCATCGCATCCAAAGGACAGGAGAAATTATTGCAGGAATTAGATGGGATATTACAACAATATAGTTGTTTCTCGGTGCAGAAAGTTTCGGAGAAGGTGAAGGAGTTCGATGGGGAAATAGCGAAAGAAGTGACGCCGCTGGAGATGACGGGGAAGAAAAGGGAAGTGATGGAGGAAAAGAGTGCAGCTTATTGGACTACGTTGGCGCCTAATGTGGAGGATTATAGTGGGACTGCAGCGAAATTGATTGCTGCTGGGTCAGGGCAGCTGATCAGGGGGATTTTGTGGTGTGGGGAAGTGACGGTGGATAGGTTGAAGTGGGGAAATAAGGTTTTGAAGAAGAGGATGATTCCTGGGGAAACCTCAGAGGTTAGTCCCCGGACATTGAAGAGGATTAAAAG GGCTAAGAGAGTGACAAAAATGACAGAGAAAGTAGCAACTGGGGTTCTCTCTGGAGTTGTAAAAGTCTCTGGGTTTTTCACGAGTTCAGTTGCCAACACGAAAGCCGGCAAGAAGTTTTTCAACCTCCTCCCTGGAGAAATCGTCCTTGCATCTCTGGATGGATTCA ACAAGGTGTGTGACGCGGTTGAAGTATCAGGAAAGAATGTAATGTCAACATCATCCACTGTCACGACTCAACTGGTCTCTCACAA GTACGGCGAAAAGGCAGCTGAAGCAACCAGTGAAGGGCTTGATGCAGCTGGCCATGCCATAGGCACAGCATGGGCTGCATTTAAAATTCGAAAAGCACTTAACCCCAAAAGTGTACTAAAACCGACCACCCTTGCTAAATCTGCTGccaaagctgcttctgaggtCAAGGGTAAAAAGAGTTCCAAGTAA
- the LOC102627207 gene encoding alpha-mannosidase isoform X1 — translation MEELKSLASVLLCVLCLCSAVVNGSDYVKYNTGAGVVAGKLNVHLVAHSHDDVGWLKTVDQYYVGSNNSIQSACVENVLDSVVEALRRDPNRKFVFAEMAFFHRWWVGQSPEIQEQVRKLVDASQLEFVNGGWCMHDEATTHYVDMIDQTTLGHRYIKQHFNKTPKAGWQIDPFGHSAVQAYLLGVELGFDSVHFARIDYQDRAKRKEDKSLEVIWRGSKTFGSSSQIFTNAFPVHYSPPSGFHFELTDDFDPVQDNPLLDGYNVEQWVNDFIDAALTQANVTRDNHIMWTMGDDFQYQYAESWFKQMDKLIHYVNKGGRVNALYSTPSLYTEAKNAANGPWPLKTDDYFPYADRRNAYWTGFFTSRPALKGYVRVLSGFYLASRQLEFLAGKKSPGPTTSALGDALGIAQHHDAVTGTAKQHTTNDYAKRLAIGASEAEVVSSSLSCLASRKSGHQCTKPASTFSQCPLLNISYCPPTEKGIPEGKNLVVVAYNPLGWNRTDIIRIPVNDANLIVKDPLGNAINVQYVNLDNVTSNLRKFYTEAYLGQSSKRVPRYWLLFQVTVPPLGWNTYFISRAAGKVKRRKGFFLAADSPQDKTVEVGPGNLKMSFSRTTGQLKRMYNSRTGVDVPIQQSFLWYGSMVDTQSSGAYIFRPNGAQPNVVSRSVPIKIIRGPMVDEVHQQFNSWIYQVTRLYIDKEHAEVEYTIGPIPTEDSVGKEVISRMTANMVTEKVFYTDSNGRDFLKRVRDYRADWSLQVNEPVAGNYYPLNLGIFITDKKSEFSVLVDRATGGASIKDGQVEIMLHRRMLADDGRGVGEALDESVCVQDNCEGLTVRGNYYLSVNQLGAGARWRRTTGQEVYSPLLLAFTQEKLETWTESHLTKSTAMESDYSLPLNVALITLEELDDGSVLLRLAHLYEEGEDAEYSTLAKVELKKMFKGKSIKQLKEMSLSANQEKLEMKKMTWKVEGESGKTHSPVRGGPLDASTLVVELGPMEIRTFLLKF, via the exons ATGGAAGAGCTGAAGAGTTTGGCTTCTGTATTGCTCTGTGTGCTGTGTTTGTGCTCGGCAGTTGTTAATGGTAGTGATTATGTGAAGTACAATACTGGAGCCGGAGTTGTGGCGGGCAAATTGAATGTTCATTTGGTTGCACATTCACATGATGACGTTGGATGGCTGAAGACAGTTGATCAATACTATGTTGGATCAAATAATAGCATTCAG AGTGCTTGTGTGGAGAATGTGTTGGACTCAGTTGTGGAAGCTCTGCGTCGGGATCCAAATAGAAAATTTGTGTTTGCTGaaatg GCATTTTTCCATCGATGGTGGGTTGGGCAAAGTCCAGAAATACAAGAACAAGTGAGAAAACTTGTTGACGCCAGCCAATTGGAATTCGT AAATGGAGGTTGGTGTATGCATGATGAAGCCACAACCCATTACGTAGACATGATAGACCAAACAACTCTTGGTCATCGTTATATTAAGCAGCACTTTAACAAAACTCCTAAAGCTGGATGGCAAATTGATCCATTTGGACACTCAGCTGTGCAAGCTTATCTACTTGGTGTTGag CTTGGTTTCGATTCTGTACATTTTGCCAGAATTGATTATCAGGACAGAGCAAAGCGCAAGGAAGACAAATCACTTGAAGTTATATGGCGTGGGTCCAAGACTTTTGGTTCTTCATCTCAG ATTTTTACCAATGCCTTTCCCGTGCATTATAGTCCTCCAAGTGGTTTCCATTTTGAATTAACTGATGATTTTGACCCCGTTCAG GACAATCCACTTCTAGATGGCTACAATGTTGAACAGTGGGTTAATGACTTTATTGACGCTGCTTTAACCCAa GCAAATGTCACCAGGGATAACCATATTATGTGGACAATGGGCGATGATTTCCAGTACCAATATGCAGAGTCTTGGTTCAAGCAGATGGACAAACTGATTCACTATGTTAACAAG GGTGGTCGAGTGAATGCATTATATTCTACACCATCTCTCTACACTGAAGCAAAAAATGCAGCAAATGGACCATGGCCTCTGAAAACTGATGACTACTTCCC CTATGCAGATCGACGAAATGCTTATTGGACAGGCTTCTTTACTAGTCGGCCCGCATTGAAGGGATATGTTCGGGTGCTGAGTGGATTTTACTTG GCATCAAGACAGCTAGAATTCCTGGCGGGGAAGAAATCACCCGGTCCCACCACTTCTGCTTTGGGCGATGCTTTGGGAATTGCTCAGCACCATGATGCTGTCACTGGTACTGCCAAACAACATACAACAAACGACTATGCTAAACGCCTAGCTATTGGAGCCTCTGAG GCTGAAGTTGTTAGTTCTTCTCTATCATGCCTTGCTAGCAGGAAGTCAGGACATCAATGTACAAAGCCAGCATCCACATTTAGTCAg TGTCCATTACTAAATATCAGCTACTGCCCTCCTACAGAGAAAGGCATTCCAGAAGGGAAGAATTTG GTTGTAGTGGCATATAATCCTCTTGGATGGAACCGAACTGACATTATTAGAATACCA GTTAATGATGCTAATCTTATTGTCAAAGATCCCTTGGGCAATGCTATCAATGTGCAATATGTAAATTTGGATAATGTTACAAGCAACTTAAGAAAATTCTACACAGAGGCCTACTTGGGACAGTCATCAAAGCGAGTACCCAGATATTGGCTTCTCTTTCAAGTAACTGTGCCACCACTAGGTTGGAACACTTACTTCATTTCCCGAGCAGCTGGGAAAG TGAAAAGAAGAAAGGGATTTTTCTTAGCGGCAGACAGTCCACAGGATAAGACTGTTGAAGTTGGACCTGGAAATCTGAAGATGTCCTTTTCTCGAACCACAGGACAGCTCAAACGGATGTATAATTCAAGAACTGGG GTTGATGTACCGATACAACAGAGCTTTCTCTGGTATGGTTCAATGGTAGATACTCAG TCTTCAGGTGCCTACATTTTCCGGCCTAATGGGGCACAACCAAATGTTGTTTCAAGATCA GTGCCCATTAAAATTATTCGTGGGCCAATGGTTGATGAAGTGCACCAACAATTTAATTCATGGATCTACCAG GTCACAAGACTTTACATCGACAAAGAGCATGCTGAAGTAGAGTACACA ATTGGGCCAATTCCAACAGAAGATAGTGTTGGGAAAGAGGTAATATCACGGATGACAGCCAACATGGTCACAGAAAAGGTCTTTTATACTGATTCGAACGGAAGGGACTTCCTAAAGCGG GTCCGAGACTACAGAGCTGACTGGTCCCTCCAAGTTAATGAACCAGTAGCAGGGAACTACTATCCa CTTAATCTTGGAATTTTCATTACGGATAAGAAATCTGAATTCTCAGTCTTAGTTGATCGTGCCACTGGAGGAGCCAGCATTAAAGATGGACAAGTAGAGATAATGCTTCATAG GCGTATGCTTGCTGATGATGGCAGGGGAGTTGGAGAAGCCCTTGATGAAAGTGTTTGTGTTCAAGATAATTGTGAAGGACTAACG GTTAgaggaaattattatttgagcgTCAATCAACTAGGGGCTGGAGCACGCTGGCGGCGAACAACTGGCCAAGAAGTTTATTCACCGCTTCTCTTGGCTTTCACACAAGAA AAGTTAGAGACTTGGACAGAATCTCATCTGACAAAATCAACTGCCATGGAATCAGACTACAGCCTGCCTCTCAATGTTGCTTTAATTACTCTTGAG GAGTTGGATGATGGAAGTGTTCTTCTGCGACTGGCACATCTGTACGAG GAGGGTGAAGATGCCGAGTACTCAACTCTAGCCAAAGTCGAACTGAAGAAAATGTTCAAGGGCAAATCA ATAAAGCAGCTGAAGGAAATGAGCTTATCAGCAAACCAGGAAAAATTGGAGATGAAGAAAATGACGTGGAAAGTTGAAGGAGAAAGTGGCAAAACACATTCCCCTGTTAGAGGTGGCCCTCTTGATGCCTCAACTCTTGTTGTTGAGCTTGGTCCTATGGAGATTCGCACTTTcttgttgaaattttga
- the LOC102627207 gene encoding alpha-mannosidase isoform X2 codes for MLDQIIAFRVLVWRMCWTQLWKLCVGIQIENLCLLKWHFSIDGGLGKVQKYKNKNGGWCMHDEATTHYVDMIDQTTLGHRYIKQHFNKTPKAGWQIDPFGHSAVQAYLLGVELGFDSVHFARIDYQDRAKRKEDKSLEVIWRGSKTFGSSSQIFTNAFPVHYSPPSGFHFELTDDFDPVQDNPLLDGYNVEQWVNDFIDAALTQANVTRDNHIMWTMGDDFQYQYAESWFKQMDKLIHYVNKGGRVNALYSTPSLYTEAKNAANGPWPLKTDDYFPYADRRNAYWTGFFTSRPALKGYVRVLSGFYLASRQLEFLAGKKSPGPTTSALGDALGIAQHHDAVTGTAKQHTTNDYAKRLAIGASEAEVVSSSLSCLASRKSGHQCTKPASTFSQCPLLNISYCPPTEKGIPEGKNLVVVAYNPLGWNRTDIIRIPVNDANLIVKDPLGNAINVQYVNLDNVTSNLRKFYTEAYLGQSSKRVPRYWLLFQVTVPPLGWNTYFISRAAGKVKRRKGFFLAADSPQDKTVEVGPGNLKMSFSRTTGQLKRMYNSRTGVDVPIQQSFLWYGSMVDTQSSGAYIFRPNGAQPNVVSRSVPIKIIRGPMVDEVHQQFNSWIYQVTRLYIDKEHAEVEYTIGPIPTEDSVGKEVISRMTANMVTEKVFYTDSNGRDFLKRVRDYRADWSLQVNEPVAGNYYPLNLGIFITDKKSEFSVLVDRATGGASIKDGQVEIMLHRRMLADDGRGVGEALDESVCVQDNCEGLTVRGNYYLSVNQLGAGARWRRTTGQEVYSPLLLAFTQEKLETWTESHLTKSTAMESDYSLPLNVALITLEELDDGSVLLRLAHLYEEGEDAEYSTLAKVELKKMFKGKSIKQLKEMSLSANQEKLEMKKMTWKVEGESGKTHSPVRGGPLDASTLVVELGPMEIRTFLLKF; via the exons ATGTTGGATCAAATAATAGCATTCAG AGTGCTTGTGTGGAGAATGTGTTGGACTCAGTTGTGGAAGCTCTGCGTCGGGATCCAAATAGAAAATTTGTGTTTGCTGaaatg GCATTTTTCCATCGATGGTGGGTTGGGCAAAGTCCAGAAATACAAGAACAA AAATGGAGGTTGGTGTATGCATGATGAAGCCACAACCCATTACGTAGACATGATAGACCAAACAACTCTTGGTCATCGTTATATTAAGCAGCACTTTAACAAAACTCCTAAAGCTGGATGGCAAATTGATCCATTTGGACACTCAGCTGTGCAAGCTTATCTACTTGGTGTTGag CTTGGTTTCGATTCTGTACATTTTGCCAGAATTGATTATCAGGACAGAGCAAAGCGCAAGGAAGACAAATCACTTGAAGTTATATGGCGTGGGTCCAAGACTTTTGGTTCTTCATCTCAG ATTTTTACCAATGCCTTTCCCGTGCATTATAGTCCTCCAAGTGGTTTCCATTTTGAATTAACTGATGATTTTGACCCCGTTCAG GACAATCCACTTCTAGATGGCTACAATGTTGAACAGTGGGTTAATGACTTTATTGACGCTGCTTTAACCCAa GCAAATGTCACCAGGGATAACCATATTATGTGGACAATGGGCGATGATTTCCAGTACCAATATGCAGAGTCTTGGTTCAAGCAGATGGACAAACTGATTCACTATGTTAACAAG GGTGGTCGAGTGAATGCATTATATTCTACACCATCTCTCTACACTGAAGCAAAAAATGCAGCAAATGGACCATGGCCTCTGAAAACTGATGACTACTTCCC CTATGCAGATCGACGAAATGCTTATTGGACAGGCTTCTTTACTAGTCGGCCCGCATTGAAGGGATATGTTCGGGTGCTGAGTGGATTTTACTTG GCATCAAGACAGCTAGAATTCCTGGCGGGGAAGAAATCACCCGGTCCCACCACTTCTGCTTTGGGCGATGCTTTGGGAATTGCTCAGCACCATGATGCTGTCACTGGTACTGCCAAACAACATACAACAAACGACTATGCTAAACGCCTAGCTATTGGAGCCTCTGAG GCTGAAGTTGTTAGTTCTTCTCTATCATGCCTTGCTAGCAGGAAGTCAGGACATCAATGTACAAAGCCAGCATCCACATTTAGTCAg TGTCCATTACTAAATATCAGCTACTGCCCTCCTACAGAGAAAGGCATTCCAGAAGGGAAGAATTTG GTTGTAGTGGCATATAATCCTCTTGGATGGAACCGAACTGACATTATTAGAATACCA GTTAATGATGCTAATCTTATTGTCAAAGATCCCTTGGGCAATGCTATCAATGTGCAATATGTAAATTTGGATAATGTTACAAGCAACTTAAGAAAATTCTACACAGAGGCCTACTTGGGACAGTCATCAAAGCGAGTACCCAGATATTGGCTTCTCTTTCAAGTAACTGTGCCACCACTAGGTTGGAACACTTACTTCATTTCCCGAGCAGCTGGGAAAG TGAAAAGAAGAAAGGGATTTTTCTTAGCGGCAGACAGTCCACAGGATAAGACTGTTGAAGTTGGACCTGGAAATCTGAAGATGTCCTTTTCTCGAACCACAGGACAGCTCAAACGGATGTATAATTCAAGAACTGGG GTTGATGTACCGATACAACAGAGCTTTCTCTGGTATGGTTCAATGGTAGATACTCAG TCTTCAGGTGCCTACATTTTCCGGCCTAATGGGGCACAACCAAATGTTGTTTCAAGATCA GTGCCCATTAAAATTATTCGTGGGCCAATGGTTGATGAAGTGCACCAACAATTTAATTCATGGATCTACCAG GTCACAAGACTTTACATCGACAAAGAGCATGCTGAAGTAGAGTACACA ATTGGGCCAATTCCAACAGAAGATAGTGTTGGGAAAGAGGTAATATCACGGATGACAGCCAACATGGTCACAGAAAAGGTCTTTTATACTGATTCGAACGGAAGGGACTTCCTAAAGCGG GTCCGAGACTACAGAGCTGACTGGTCCCTCCAAGTTAATGAACCAGTAGCAGGGAACTACTATCCa CTTAATCTTGGAATTTTCATTACGGATAAGAAATCTGAATTCTCAGTCTTAGTTGATCGTGCCACTGGAGGAGCCAGCATTAAAGATGGACAAGTAGAGATAATGCTTCATAG GCGTATGCTTGCTGATGATGGCAGGGGAGTTGGAGAAGCCCTTGATGAAAGTGTTTGTGTTCAAGATAATTGTGAAGGACTAACG GTTAgaggaaattattatttgagcgTCAATCAACTAGGGGCTGGAGCACGCTGGCGGCGAACAACTGGCCAAGAAGTTTATTCACCGCTTCTCTTGGCTTTCACACAAGAA AAGTTAGAGACTTGGACAGAATCTCATCTGACAAAATCAACTGCCATGGAATCAGACTACAGCCTGCCTCTCAATGTTGCTTTAATTACTCTTGAG GAGTTGGATGATGGAAGTGTTCTTCTGCGACTGGCACATCTGTACGAG GAGGGTGAAGATGCCGAGTACTCAACTCTAGCCAAAGTCGAACTGAAGAAAATGTTCAAGGGCAAATCA ATAAAGCAGCTGAAGGAAATGAGCTTATCAGCAAACCAGGAAAAATTGGAGATGAAGAAAATGACGTGGAAAGTTGAAGGAGAAAGTGGCAAAACACATTCCCCTGTTAGAGGTGGCCCTCTTGATGCCTCAACTCTTGTTGTTGAGCTTGGTCCTATGGAGATTCGCACTTTcttgttgaaattttga
- the LOC102627207 gene encoding alpha-mannosidase isoform X3: MWTMGDDFQYQYAESWFKQMDKLIHYVNKGGRVNALYSTPSLYTEAKNAANGPWPLKTDDYFPYADRRNAYWTGFFTSRPALKGYVRVLSGFYLASRQLEFLAGKKSPGPTTSALGDALGIAQHHDAVTGTAKQHTTNDYAKRLAIGASEAEVVSSSLSCLASRKSGHQCTKPASTFSQCPLLNISYCPPTEKGIPEGKNLVVVAYNPLGWNRTDIIRIPVNDANLIVKDPLGNAINVQYVNLDNVTSNLRKFYTEAYLGQSSKRVPRYWLLFQVTVPPLGWNTYFISRAAGKVKRRKGFFLAADSPQDKTVEVGPGNLKMSFSRTTGQLKRMYNSRTGVDVPIQQSFLWYGSMVDTQSSGAYIFRPNGAQPNVVSRSVPIKIIRGPMVDEVHQQFNSWIYQVTRLYIDKEHAEVEYTIGPIPTEDSVGKEVISRMTANMVTEKVFYTDSNGRDFLKRVRDYRADWSLQVNEPVAGNYYPLNLGIFITDKKSEFSVLVDRATGGASIKDGQVEIMLHRRMLADDGRGVGEALDESVCVQDNCEGLTVRGNYYLSVNQLGAGARWRRTTGQEVYSPLLLAFTQEKLETWTESHLTKSTAMESDYSLPLNVALITLEELDDGSVLLRLAHLYEEGEDAEYSTLAKVELKKMFKGKSIKQLKEMSLSANQEKLEMKKMTWKVEGESGKTHSPVRGGPLDASTLVVELGPMEIRTFLLKF; encoded by the exons ATGTGGACAATGGGCGATGATTTCCAGTACCAATATGCAGAGTCTTGGTTCAAGCAGATGGACAAACTGATTCACTATGTTAACAAG GGTGGTCGAGTGAATGCATTATATTCTACACCATCTCTCTACACTGAAGCAAAAAATGCAGCAAATGGACCATGGCCTCTGAAAACTGATGACTACTTCCC CTATGCAGATCGACGAAATGCTTATTGGACAGGCTTCTTTACTAGTCGGCCCGCATTGAAGGGATATGTTCGGGTGCTGAGTGGATTTTACTTG GCATCAAGACAGCTAGAATTCCTGGCGGGGAAGAAATCACCCGGTCCCACCACTTCTGCTTTGGGCGATGCTTTGGGAATTGCTCAGCACCATGATGCTGTCACTGGTACTGCCAAACAACATACAACAAACGACTATGCTAAACGCCTAGCTATTGGAGCCTCTGAG GCTGAAGTTGTTAGTTCTTCTCTATCATGCCTTGCTAGCAGGAAGTCAGGACATCAATGTACAAAGCCAGCATCCACATTTAGTCAg TGTCCATTACTAAATATCAGCTACTGCCCTCCTACAGAGAAAGGCATTCCAGAAGGGAAGAATTTG GTTGTAGTGGCATATAATCCTCTTGGATGGAACCGAACTGACATTATTAGAATACCA GTTAATGATGCTAATCTTATTGTCAAAGATCCCTTGGGCAATGCTATCAATGTGCAATATGTAAATTTGGATAATGTTACAAGCAACTTAAGAAAATTCTACACAGAGGCCTACTTGGGACAGTCATCAAAGCGAGTACCCAGATATTGGCTTCTCTTTCAAGTAACTGTGCCACCACTAGGTTGGAACACTTACTTCATTTCCCGAGCAGCTGGGAAAG TGAAAAGAAGAAAGGGATTTTTCTTAGCGGCAGACAGTCCACAGGATAAGACTGTTGAAGTTGGACCTGGAAATCTGAAGATGTCCTTTTCTCGAACCACAGGACAGCTCAAACGGATGTATAATTCAAGAACTGGG GTTGATGTACCGATACAACAGAGCTTTCTCTGGTATGGTTCAATGGTAGATACTCAG TCTTCAGGTGCCTACATTTTCCGGCCTAATGGGGCACAACCAAATGTTGTTTCAAGATCA GTGCCCATTAAAATTATTCGTGGGCCAATGGTTGATGAAGTGCACCAACAATTTAATTCATGGATCTACCAG GTCACAAGACTTTACATCGACAAAGAGCATGCTGAAGTAGAGTACACA ATTGGGCCAATTCCAACAGAAGATAGTGTTGGGAAAGAGGTAATATCACGGATGACAGCCAACATGGTCACAGAAAAGGTCTTTTATACTGATTCGAACGGAAGGGACTTCCTAAAGCGG GTCCGAGACTACAGAGCTGACTGGTCCCTCCAAGTTAATGAACCAGTAGCAGGGAACTACTATCCa CTTAATCTTGGAATTTTCATTACGGATAAGAAATCTGAATTCTCAGTCTTAGTTGATCGTGCCACTGGAGGAGCCAGCATTAAAGATGGACAAGTAGAGATAATGCTTCATAG GCGTATGCTTGCTGATGATGGCAGGGGAGTTGGAGAAGCCCTTGATGAAAGTGTTTGTGTTCAAGATAATTGTGAAGGACTAACG GTTAgaggaaattattatttgagcgTCAATCAACTAGGGGCTGGAGCACGCTGGCGGCGAACAACTGGCCAAGAAGTTTATTCACCGCTTCTCTTGGCTTTCACACAAGAA AAGTTAGAGACTTGGACAGAATCTCATCTGACAAAATCAACTGCCATGGAATCAGACTACAGCCTGCCTCTCAATGTTGCTTTAATTACTCTTGAG GAGTTGGATGATGGAAGTGTTCTTCTGCGACTGGCACATCTGTACGAG GAGGGTGAAGATGCCGAGTACTCAACTCTAGCCAAAGTCGAACTGAAGAAAATGTTCAAGGGCAAATCA ATAAAGCAGCTGAAGGAAATGAGCTTATCAGCAAACCAGGAAAAATTGGAGATGAAGAAAATGACGTGGAAAGTTGAAGGAGAAAGTGGCAAAACACATTCCCCTGTTAGAGGTGGCCCTCTTGATGCCTCAACTCTTGTTGTTGAGCTTGGTCCTATGGAGATTCGCACTTTcttgttgaaattttga
- the LOC102626734 gene encoding 26S proteasome non-ATPase regulatory subunit 4 homolog, whose protein sequence is MVLEATLICIDNSEWMRNGDYAPSRFQAQTEAANLICGAKTQLNPENTVGVMTMAGKGVRVLVTPTSDLGKILACMHGLEIGGELNLAAGIQVAQLALKHRQNKKQQQRIIVFVGSPIKHEKKVLEMIGRKLKKNSVALDIVNFGEDDEGNTEKLEALLAAVNNNDSSHLVHVPPGPNALSDVLLSTPIFTGDGEGGSGFAAAAAAAAASGASGYEFGVDPNLDPELALALRVSMEEERARQEAAAKRAAEEAAKKEKQGEQQSSSQDVTMTDQDSVPASEADDKKKTTKHDEGLLQEAIAMSSTPSYPSGRDTNMSEVAEDDPELALALQLSMQDGTKDAPSHSDMSQLLADQAFVSSILASLPGVDPEDPSVKDVLTSMQNQSEPQEKKDEDKVSKEEEEKK, encoded by the exons ATGGTTCTCGAG GCAACGTTGATCTGTATTGATAATTCTGAGTGGATGCGTAACGGCGATTACGCTCCTAGTAGATTCCAAGCTCAAACTGAAGCTGCTAATCTTATTTGCGGAGCCAAAACTCag TTAAATCCTGAGAATACCGTAGGTGTTATGACAATGGCAGGGAAAGGGGTTCGTGTTTTGGTCACTCCTACTAGTGATCTTGGCAAGATCTTGGCTTGCATGCACG GTTTAGAAATAGGCGGTGAGTTGAATCTTGCTGCTGGGATCCAGGTGGCTCAATTGGCTCTAAAGCATCGCCAGAACAAAAAGCAGCAACAAAGGATTATTGTCTTCGTTGGAAG TCCCATCAAGCATGAAAAGAAAGTGCTGGAGATGATTGGCAGgaagttgaaaaagaataGTGTAGCACTTGACATTGTCAACTTTGGTGAAGACGATGAGGGGAATACGGAGAAGCTTGAAGCACTTCTTGCTGCTGTGAACAACAATGATAGTAGCCACCTTGTTCACGTTCCTCCTGGTCCAAATGCCCTTTCTGATGTGCTTCTTAG TACGCCTATCTTCACTGGGGATGGTGAGGGAGGGAGTGGTTTTGCAGCAGCTGCAGCTGCTGCTGCAGCCAGTGGTGCTTCTGGTTATGAATTTGGGGTGGACCCCAACCTAGATCCTGAACTGGCCCTTGCTCTCAGAGTTTCAATGGAAGAGGAGAGAGCCAGACAAGAAGCAGCAGCTAAGAGAGCAGCAGAGGAAGCGgctaaaaaggaaaaacaaggGGAACAGCAATCTAGCTCACAGGATGTAACTATGACTGATCAAGACAGTGTTCCAGCTTCTGAAGCTGATGATAAGAAGAAGACTACGAAG CATGACGAGGGTTTGCTACAGGAGGCCATTGCGATGTCATCAACTCCTAGTTATCCCTCTGGGCGAGATACGAATATGTCAGAGGTAGCTGAAGATGATCCAGAGTTGGCATTAG CTCTTCAATTATCCATGCAAGATGGCACGAAAGACGCACCAAGCCATAGTGACATGAGCCAGTTGTTGGCTGACCAGGCTTTTGTGTCCTCCATCCTTGCATCG CTTCCAGGGGTTGATCCAGAAGATCCTTCTGTTAAAGATGTGCTTACTTCCATGCAAAACCAGTCTGAG CCCCAAGAGAAGAAGGATGAAGACAAGGTGTCAAAAGAGGAGGAGGAGAAGAAATAA